The proteins below come from a single Polymorphobacter fuscus genomic window:
- a CDS encoding amidohydrolase, whose protein sequence is MTSPRRSAVLAALTVLTAAGPLHAQAPLPKAGGDLVALYKDLHSHPELSLQETRSAAVMAAEARAAGFAVTEKVGGTGVVAVMVNGPGPVLLVRTDMDGLPVKEATGLPFASTAMGKAADGSDTPVMHACGHDIHMSVWVGTAREMAKRRAEWSGTLVMVAQPAEEIVRGAAAMLKDGLYTRFPKPQFALALHDDNRMPAGKVSVPAAAALSSSSSVDITVRGVSGHGAYPQTTKDPVVLAANIIQGLQTLTSRENDPFQPAVITVGSIHGGTRHNIIGDEVKMQLTVRSYDSAQQQRLTDGIARVARGEAIAAGIPDDLLPVVTIERGTAPTRNTPALAERVTRVFTKTFGPDRVVTLNPSMASEDFNAYGLADPSIETVIFWLGGVNQARWDEAQAKGTSLPSLHNSGWAPDPAPTIATGVEAMTAAAMDLLAKP, encoded by the coding sequence ATGACCAGCCCCCGCCGTTCCGCCGTGCTTGCCGCCCTGACGGTGTTGACCGCAGCCGGTCCCCTCCACGCCCAGGCGCCCTTGCCGAAGGCCGGCGGTGATCTCGTCGCGCTTTACAAGGATCTTCACAGCCACCCCGAACTCAGTCTGCAGGAAACCCGGTCGGCTGCCGTGATGGCCGCCGAGGCGCGCGCCGCCGGTTTTGCCGTCACCGAAAAGGTGGGGGGCACCGGCGTCGTCGCCGTGATGGTTAACGGCCCTGGCCCGGTGCTTTTAGTGCGCACCGACATGGACGGTCTGCCGGTCAAGGAAGCGACGGGCCTGCCCTTTGCCAGCACGGCGATGGGCAAGGCCGCCGACGGGTCGGACACGCCGGTGATGCACGCCTGCGGCCATGACATCCACATGTCGGTCTGGGTCGGCACGGCGCGGGAAATGGCGAAGCGGCGCGCCGAATGGTCGGGCACGCTGGTGATGGTGGCGCAGCCGGCGGAGGAGATCGTGCGCGGCGCCGCGGCGATGCTGAAGGACGGGCTGTACACGCGCTTTCCCAAGCCGCAGTTCGCGCTGGCGCTGCACGACGACAACCGCATGCCGGCGGGCAAGGTGTCGGTGCCGGCGGCGGCGGCGCTGTCCTCGTCGTCGTCGGTCGACATCACCGTCCGCGGGGTCAGCGGCCATGGCGCCTATCCGCAGACGACGAAGGACCCGGTGGTGCTCGCCGCCAACATCATCCAGGGGTTGCAGACGCTGACCAGCCGGGAGAACGACCCGTTCCAGCCGGCGGTGATCACCGTCGGGTCGATCCATGGCGGCACGCGGCACAACATCATCGGCGACGAGGTCAAGATGCAGCTGACGGTGCGGTCGTACGACAGCGCCCAGCAGCAGCGGCTGACCGATGGCATCGCCCGGGTGGCGCGCGGCGAGGCGATTGCGGCGGGCATTCCCGACGATCTGCTGCCGGTGGTGACCATCGAGCGCGGCACCGCACCGACGCGCAACACGCCGGCGCTGGCGGAGCGGGTGACGCGCGTGTTCACGAAGACGTTCGGCCCCGACCGGGTGGTGACGCTCAACCCGTCGATGGCGAGCGAGGATTTCAACGCCTATGGCCTTGCCGACCCGTCGATCGAGACGGTGATTTTCTGGCTGGGCGGGGTCAACCAGGCGCGCTGGGACGAAGCCCAGGCCAAGGGCACGTCGCTGCCGTCGCTGCACAACAGCGGCTGGGCCCCCGACCCGGCGCCGACGATCGCCACGGGCGTCGAGGCGATGACGGCCGCGGCGATGGACCTGCTCGCCAAGCCCTGA
- a CDS encoding DUF2061 domain-containing protein → MRQEIAKTLTYLTIHLTIGFSVAYAMTGSWQIAGGIAIIEPCINAVAFFFHERAWRFDWATWRQGRQALQPAR, encoded by the coding sequence ATGCGCCAGGAAATCGCCAAGACACTGACCTATCTGACCATCCACCTGACCATCGGGTTCAGCGTCGCCTATGCGATGACCGGAAGCTGGCAGATCGCCGGCGGCATCGCCATCATCGAACCGTGCATCAACGCCGTGGCGTTCTTTTTCCACGAGCGCGCCTGGCGCTTCGATTGGGCGACGTGGCGGCAGGGGCGCCAGGCGTTGCAGCCGGCTCGCTGA
- a CDS encoding aldehyde dehydrogenase family protein, with amino-acid sequence MREYLKFYIDGEWVDPAVPAQVDVINPATEAVAGVISMGSARDADRAVMAARKAFAGYSQTSRADRIELLQNILGKYQERFAEIAAAITEEMGAPGWLAMQAQAAIGVGHLMTGIEVLKNYKFEELRGSTLIAHEPIGVCAFITPWNWPINQIACKVVPAIATGCTMVLKPSEIAPFSAILWAEVMHAAGVPAGVFNLVNGDGPTVGAALSSHPEVDMVSFTGSTRAGIEVAKNAAPTVKRVHQELGGKSPNIVLDDADLEVAVAGGVKSVMTNSGQSCNAPTRMLVPAAKMEAAKAIAKAAAEATTVGSPDGNAAMGPVVSETQWTKIQGLIQKGIDEGATLVTGGTGRPEGLDKGYYVKPTIFADVSNDMTIAREEIFGPVLAMLPYQSEEQAVAIANDTVYGLAAYIQGDAEHARKVARTLRAGQVAINYAAPDMMAPFGGYKQSGNGREWGDHAFTDFLETKAILGWGAAEAAE; translated from the coding sequence ATGCGCGAATATCTGAAATTCTACATCGATGGCGAGTGGGTCGACCCGGCCGTGCCGGCGCAGGTCGACGTCATCAACCCCGCCACCGAGGCCGTCGCCGGCGTCATTTCGATGGGCAGCGCCAGGGACGCCGACCGTGCGGTGATGGCGGCGCGCAAGGCCTTTGCCGGCTATTCGCAGACCAGCCGTGCCGACCGGATCGAGCTTTTGCAGAATATCCTCGGCAAGTATCAGGAGCGGTTTGCCGAGATCGCCGCGGCGATCACCGAGGAAATGGGCGCGCCGGGCTGGCTCGCCATGCAGGCGCAGGCCGCCATCGGTGTCGGCCATCTGATGACCGGCATCGAGGTGCTGAAGAACTACAAGTTCGAGGAGCTGCGCGGATCGACGCTGATCGCGCATGAACCGATCGGCGTCTGCGCCTTCATCACGCCGTGGAACTGGCCGATCAACCAGATCGCCTGCAAGGTGGTCCCCGCCATTGCCACCGGCTGCACGATGGTGCTGAAGCCGTCGGAAATCGCGCCCTTTTCGGCGATTTTGTGGGCCGAGGTGATGCATGCCGCCGGGGTCCCGGCCGGGGTGTTCAACCTCGTCAATGGCGATGGGCCGACGGTTGGCGCGGCGCTGTCGTCGCATCCGGAAGTCGATATGGTCAGCTTCACCGGCAGCACCCGCGCCGGCATCGAGGTGGCGAAGAATGCGGCGCCGACGGTCAAGCGCGTCCATCAGGAACTGGGCGGCAAGTCGCCCAACATCGTCCTCGATGACGCTGATCTGGAAGTCGCGGTCGCCGGCGGCGTCAAGTCGGTGATGACCAACAGCGGCCAGTCGTGCAACGCGCCGACCCGGATGCTGGTCCCGGCGGCCAAGATGGAGGCTGCGAAGGCGATCGCCAAGGCCGCCGCCGAAGCAACGACCGTGGGTTCGCCCGATGGCAATGCCGCGATGGGGCCGGTGGTCAGCGAAACGCAATGGACGAAGATCCAGGGGCTGATCCAGAAGGGCATCGATGAAGGCGCGACCCTTGTCACCGGCGGCACCGGGCGGCCGGAAGGGCTCGACAAAGGCTATTATGTCAAGCCGACGATCTTTGCCGATGTGTCGAACGACATGACGATCGCGCGCGAGGAAATCTTCGGGCCGGTTCTCGCCATGCTGCCGTACCAGAGCGAGGAACAGGCCGTCGCGATCGCCAATGACACGGTCTATGGCCTTGCCGCCTATATTCAGGGCGACGCCGAACACGCCCGCAAGGTGGCGCGCACGCTGCGCGCCGGCCAGGTGGCGATCAACTATGCCGCGCCCGACATGATGGCGCCGTTCGGCGGCTACAAACAGTCGGGCAATGGCCGCGAATGGGGCGACCACGCCTTTACGGACTTCCTCGAGACCAAGGCGATTCTTGGCTGGGGTGCCGCGGAAGCGGCGGAATAA
- a CDS encoding DUF559 domain-containing protein translates to MADDARRTAWLGERGLTVLRFANAEVLERPAQVYVTILTALRTLTPALRAAPLPQGERGRKEKIS, encoded by the coding sequence CTGGCAGATGACGCGCGCCGCACGGCTTGGCTCGGCGAGCGCGGGTTGACGGTGCTGCGCTTCGCCAATGCCGAGGTGCTGGAACGGCCGGCGCAAGTTTATGTGACTATTTTGACGGCGTTACGTACCCTCACCCCGGCGCTGCGCGCCGCCCCTCTCCCTCAAGGGGAGAGGGGAAGGAAGGAGAAGATTTCATGA
- a CDS encoding NAD(P)H-dependent flavin oxidoreductase, whose product MTIHTKICDLLGVEHPVLLAGMGGVSYAEVCAAVSAAGGFGSLGMAGVSPRGIADQMARVRDLTDKPFGVDLLTAQPESLTASVDVIIKGGARAFIAGLGVPVAIVEELKAAGVIVMCMAGNVRHAVKAAEAGCDVIIAQGTEGGGHTGSVASVALWPQVVDAVDIPVIAAGGLFDGRGLVAALSFGCAGVWLGTRFIASEEAHAGQPYKDAIVAMSESDTMISKVFTGKTLRAIVNDSNRDFDNRDAKPFAAQVAESVQLNRLGPIAGVVDNVDPATQCLAAGQGGGGIHNILPAGEIVHQIVAEAEAVLGRMPRAA is encoded by the coding sequence ATGACCATCCACACCAAGATCTGCGACCTGCTCGGTGTCGAGCATCCCGTTCTCCTCGCCGGCATGGGCGGGGTGTCCTATGCCGAAGTCTGTGCCGCGGTGTCGGCGGCGGGTGGTTTCGGCTCGCTCGGCATGGCGGGGGTGTCGCCGCGCGGCATTGCCGACCAGATGGCGCGGGTGCGCGATCTGACCGACAAGCCGTTCGGCGTCGACCTGCTGACCGCCCAGCCCGAATCGCTGACCGCCAGTGTCGATGTCATCATCAAGGGCGGCGCCAGGGCGTTCATCGCCGGGCTGGGGGTGCCGGTGGCGATCGTCGAGGAGCTGAAGGCCGCCGGCGTCATCGTCATGTGCATGGCCGGCAATGTCCGCCATGCCGTAAAGGCCGCCGAGGCCGGCTGCGACGTCATCATCGCGCAGGGGACGGAAGGCGGCGGCCATACCGGTTCCGTCGCGAGTGTCGCGCTGTGGCCGCAGGTCGTCGACGCCGTCGACATTCCGGTCATCGCCGCGGGCGGGCTGTTCGACGGCCGCGGGCTGGTCGCGGCGCTGTCGTTCGGCTGTGCCGGCGTCTGGCTCGGCACGCGCTTCATCGCCAGCGAGGAAGCCCATGCCGGCCAACCGTACAAGGACGCCATCGTCGCCATGAGCGAAAGCGACACGATGATCAGCAAGGTGTTCACCGGCAAGACGCTGCGCGCCATCGTCAATGACAGCAACCGCGATTTCGACAACCGCGACGCCAAGCCCTTTGCCGCCCAGGTCGCCGAATCGGTCCAGCTCAACCGGCTGGGGCCGATCGCCGGTGTCGTCGACAATGTCGATCCGGCAACCCAGTGCCTGGCGGCGGGCCAGGGCGGCGGCGGCATCCACAATATCCTGCCGGCCGGCGAGATCGTCCACCAGATCGTGGCGGAAGCCGAAGCCGTTCTCGGCCGTATGCCCAGGGCGGCATGA
- a CDS encoding DsrE family protein: MMRPVFGAALLLAMPAAAQTPAFHPGPVLPDVAPVATIASDMVIPKGTVFKVTFDVTGQATPGTVNTRFESAARFLNAHVEAGVPEADIHVAYVVHSKAIVDLLRPAPYAARTGGKTNATAALVAKLLAHNVDFYVCGQSAAAQGVANADLLPGVKMAISASSAHALLGMQGYTLIPF, translated from the coding sequence ATGATGCGGCCGGTGTTCGGGGCGGCGCTGCTGCTGGCGATGCCGGCGGCGGCGCAGACACCCGCATTCCACCCCGGCCCGGTCCTGCCCGACGTCGCGCCGGTGGCGACGATCGCCAGCGACATGGTCATTCCCAAGGGCACGGTGTTCAAGGTCACCTTCGATGTGACCGGCCAGGCGACGCCGGGCACCGTCAACACCCGCTTCGAATCGGCGGCGCGCTTTCTCAACGCCCATGTCGAGGCCGGGGTGCCGGAGGCGGACATCCATGTCGCCTATGTCGTCCACAGCAAGGCGATCGTCGACCTGCTGCGCCCGGCGCCCTATGCGGCGCGCACCGGCGGCAAGACCAACGCCACGGCGGCGCTGGTGGCAAAGCTGCTCGCGCACAATGTCGATTTCTATGTGTGCGGGCAGAGCGCCGCGGCGCAGGGGGTCGCCAACGCCGACCTGTTGCCCGGGGTGAAGATGGCGATCTCGGCATCGAGCGCGCATGCCCTGCTCGGCATGCAGGGCTATACGCTGATCCCGTTCTGA
- a CDS encoding amidohydrolase: MSFATRLRCLGFAATLVAAPALAAPVSPALIAKASAAIDADSARLTAIFKDLHQHPEIAFTETRTAGIVARELKALGYAVTTGIGKTGVVGVLRNGPGPTLWFRADMDSNSVLEATGLPWAATTPQRLADGSEIPVMHACGHDAHVTWLLGLAKAMTTLKADWSGTLVVYAQPAEEIGMGAQAMVKDGLLTRGFPKPDLALGSHAVPLAVGVAVNAPGVRMAGTDQLDVTFTGVGGHGSSPELAIDPVVMAAQAVLAYQTIVSRSVDPQAPSVLTVGAVEAGRDNNVIPASAELRLNLRWFDRATRDRLLTRIDEINKGIVLGAGLPEAKVPVREMKGSAGPLRNDPTLVAAVTPALTTLLGDGKLLTDFPSVMGSEDFQEAFAGTDVPYTFLLIGIAEPARFAAAKAAGRPFPFANHNNDFAIDLPAIPLGAKIDTVAALALLAK, translated from the coding sequence ATGTCGTTTGCCACGCGCCTGCGGTGCCTCGGATTTGCAGCAACCCTGGTTGCCGCGCCGGCGCTCGCCGCTCCGGTATCGCCGGCGCTCATTGCCAAGGCCAGCGCCGCCATCGATGCCGATTCGGCGCGGCTGACGGCAATCTTCAAGGATCTGCACCAGCATCCCGAAATCGCCTTCACCGAAACCCGCACCGCCGGGATCGTCGCCCGCGAACTCAAGGCACTCGGCTATGCGGTGACGACCGGCATCGGCAAGACCGGCGTCGTCGGTGTGCTGCGCAACGGACCCGGCCCGACATTGTGGTTCCGCGCCGACATGGATTCCAATTCCGTGCTGGAAGCGACCGGCCTGCCCTGGGCGGCGACCACCCCGCAGCGACTCGCCGATGGCTCCGAGATTCCGGTGATGCACGCCTGCGGCCATGACGCCCATGTCACCTGGCTGCTCGGCCTTGCCAAGGCGATGACGACGCTCAAGGCGGATTGGTCGGGAACGCTGGTGGTCTATGCCCAGCCGGCCGAGGAAATCGGCATGGGCGCCCAGGCGATGGTCAAGGACGGGTTGCTGACACGCGGCTTTCCCAAACCCGACCTGGCCCTTGGCAGCCACGCCGTACCCTTGGCAGTCGGCGTCGCCGTCAACGCCCCGGGGGTGCGCATGGCCGGCACCGACCAGCTCGACGTCACCTTCACCGGCGTCGGCGGCCATGGCTCATCGCCGGAACTCGCCATCGATCCCGTCGTCATGGCGGCGCAGGCGGTGCTGGCGTACCAGACCATCGTCAGCCGCTCGGTCGATCCGCAGGCGCCTTCCGTGCTGACCGTCGGCGCCGTCGAGGCGGGACGCGACAACAATGTCATCCCGGCCAGCGCCGAACTGCGGCTGAACCTGCGCTGGTTCGATCGGGCGACCCGCGATCGGCTGCTGACGCGGATCGACGAGATCAACAAGGGCATCGTGCTCGGCGCCGGCCTGCCCGAAGCCAAGGTGCCGGTCCGCGAGATGAAGGGCAGCGCCGGCCCGCTGCGCAACGACCCCACGCTCGTCGCCGCCGTCACGCCGGCGCTGACGACGCTGCTCGGCGACGGCAAGCTGTTGACCGATTTCCCGTCCGTCATGGGGTCCGAAGACTTTCAGGAGGCGTTTGCCGGCACCGATGTGCCCTATACCTTCCTGCTCATCGGCATCGCCGAACCGGCGCGTTTCGCCGCCGCCAAGGCCGCCGGGCGGCCCTTCCCCTTCGCCAACCACAACAACGACTTCGCCATCGACCTGCCGGCTATTCCGCTCGGCGCCAAGATCGACACCGTGGCGGCACTGGCGCTGCTGGCGAAGTAA
- a CDS encoding DUF427 domain-containing protein, giving the protein MTPVPDPVAPGQESVWDYPRPPRLEPTSRRIRIVHAGAVVADSVRALRLLETSHPPGYYIPPADIDMALLRPGRGSSFCEWKGNAVYWDVIAGGTPLLAVGWSYPTPVAAYAALRDHIAFYAGPFDGCFVDDEQARPQPDGFYGGWITADVAGPFKGIEGSRFW; this is encoded by the coding sequence GTGACGCCGGTTCCGGATCCCGTCGCCCCGGGGCAGGAAAGCGTCTGGGATTATCCGCGGCCGCCGCGCCTCGAACCGACGTCGCGCCGCATCCGCATCGTCCACGCCGGCGCCGTCGTCGCCGATTCGGTGCGGGCGCTGCGCCTGCTCGAAACCAGCCATCCGCCCGGCTATTACATCCCGCCCGCCGACATCGACATGGCGCTGCTGCGCCCGGGGCGCGGCAGTTCTTTTTGCGAATGGAAGGGCAATGCCGTTTACTGGGATGTCATCGCCGGCGGCACTCCGCTGCTGGCGGTCGGTTGGAGCTATCCGACCCCCGTCGCCGCCTATGCCGCCCTGCGTGATCATATCGCCTTCTACGCGGGGCCCTTCGATGGCTGTTTCGTCGACGATGAACAGGCCCGGCCGCAACCCGACGGCTTCTACGGCGGCTGGATCACCGCCGATGTCGCCGGGCCGTTCAAGGGCATCGAGGGCAGCCGCTTCTGGTAG
- a CDS encoding MAPEG family protein → MASFPLTTLTILVALLILFGFSIVAGRARMTYNVPAPQAGGHPEFDKRNRVHLNTMEQIVLFLPAIALAAPVLGDAITAMVGLVWCIGRLLYARSYYVDPAKRSLGFALTMLPTLVLIGVAAWGALRSL, encoded by the coding sequence ATGGCATCCTTTCCACTGACGACATTGACCATCCTGGTCGCGCTGCTGATCCTGTTCGGCTTCAGCATCGTCGCCGGCCGGGCGCGGATGACCTATAATGTGCCGGCACCGCAGGCCGGCGGCCATCCCGAGTTCGACAAGCGCAACCGCGTCCACCTCAACACGATGGAACAGATCGTGCTGTTCCTGCCGGCGATCGCGCTGGCGGCACCGGTGCTCGGCGACGCCATCACCGCCATGGTCGGGCTGGTCTGGTGCATCGGCCGGCTGCTGTATGCCCGCAGCTATTATGTCGATCCGGCCAAGCGCAGCCTGGGCTTTGCCTTGACCATGTTGCCGACCCTTGTCCTCATCGGCGTCGCCGCCTGGGGCGCGCTGCGCAGCCTGTGA
- a CDS encoding (2Fe-2S)-binding protein, with protein sequence MTKFTVNGNPVHFKMPPETPLLWALRDASNLTGTKYGCGAGLCGACTVHVDGKAARSCQVPIGSIEGSFVVTIEGLSDDRSHPVQQAWIAEQVPQCGYCQSGMIMAVAALLKENAAPSDADIDGAITNICRCGTYPRIRKAIHRAAAGAADSGVPSPESTAAEAARIAPSLKPR encoded by the coding sequence ATGACCAAATTCACCGTCAACGGCAATCCTGTGCATTTCAAGATGCCGCCCGAGACGCCGCTGCTCTGGGCGCTGCGCGACGCGTCGAACCTGACCGGAACAAAATATGGCTGCGGCGCCGGCCTGTGCGGTGCCTGTACCGTGCATGTCGATGGCAAGGCGGCGCGCAGTTGCCAGGTGCCGATCGGCAGCATCGAAGGCAGTTTCGTCGTCACCATCGAAGGCCTGAGCGATGACCGGTCCCACCCCGTCCAGCAGGCATGGATCGCCGAACAAGTGCCGCAATGCGGCTATTGCCAGTCGGGCATGATCATGGCGGTGGCGGCGCTGCTGAAGGAGAATGCCGCCCCCAGCGACGCCGATATTGATGGCGCCATCACCAATATCTGCCGCTGCGGCACCTATCCGCGCATTCGCAAGGCCATCCACCGCGCCGCCGCCGGCGCCGCCGACAGCGGCGTTCCGTCCCCCGAATCGACCGCTGCCGAGGCAGCGCGCATCGCCCCCAGCCTGAAACCGCGCTGA
- a CDS encoding crotonase/enoyl-CoA hydratase family protein — protein sequence MELTTLDYVVDGAIARVTMNRPAELNTMNKAFWTEIIDVFAAIDADPAVRVVIIASTGRHFTAGLDLGMASASIGAVPSDPGRARESFRRHVKHMQDSFTVVDKCRVPVIAVVQGGCIGGGVDFVTACDLRLCTEDAFFTIQEVNIAIVADVGTLQRIPYLLPQGLVRELAYTGRRFPAAEARQYGFVNSVAADHAAALVAADALAQQIAAKSPLVIAGIKQVLNEGRDLTIAQGLEYVAVWNSGMLQGEDVPNAVKAQMAKQPAVFADLIG from the coding sequence ATGGAACTGACCACGCTCGACTATGTCGTTGACGGCGCCATCGCCCGGGTGACGATGAACCGGCCGGCGGAACTCAACACCATGAACAAGGCGTTCTGGACCGAGATCATCGACGTGTTCGCAGCGATCGACGCCGATCCGGCGGTGCGCGTTGTCATCATCGCCTCGACCGGCCGGCATTTCACCGCCGGACTCGACCTCGGCATGGCATCGGCCAGCATCGGCGCGGTGCCGAGCGACCCCGGCCGGGCCCGCGAGTCCTTCCGCCGCCACGTCAAGCACATGCAGGACAGCTTCACCGTCGTCGACAAATGCCGCGTGCCGGTGATCGCGGTGGTGCAGGGCGGCTGCATCGGCGGCGGGGTCGACTTCGTCACCGCCTGCGACCTGCGCCTGTGCACCGAGGATGCGTTCTTCACCATCCAGGAGGTCAACATCGCCATCGTCGCCGATGTCGGCACGCTGCAGCGCATTCCCTATCTGCTGCCGCAGGGGCTGGTGCGCGAGCTGGCCTATACCGGACGGCGCTTTCCGGCGGCAGAGGCCCGGCAATATGGCTTTGTGAACAGCGTCGCCGCCGATCACGCCGCGGCGCTGGTCGCTGCCGATGCGCTGGCCCAGCAGATTGCCGCCAAATCGCCGCTGGTCATCGCCGGGATAAAGCAGGTGCTCAACGAAGGCCGCGACCTGACGATCGCGCAAGGGCTGGAATATGTCGCGGTCTGGAATTCCGGCATGTTGCAGGGCGAAGACGTGCCCAATGCCGTCAAGGCCCAGATGGCCAAGCAGCCCGCGGTGTTCGCCGACCTGATCGGTTGA
- the coxB gene encoding cytochrome c oxidase subunit II: MMRNLSRLFLPLLIALAPLPAFAQTDAPIAAPVETVTTAPVPTATPQFTAPTAGIGQPGGGIQLQTPVTPIGVEAQYLANGVLNPLMAATSVFVLILLAWTVFRYRAAANPVASKTSHNTVVEVVWTLVPVLILVWIAVPSFRLLANQYSPPKADITIKAIGHQWYWEYEYPDQGGFSFDSVMLTDAESAKRGSPKLLDTDNRIVVPAGATVKVLTTAADVIHSFAVPSFWVKMDAVPGRINETWFKVDRPGVYFGQCSELCGTKHAFMPIAVEVVTPARFAEWVAAKQAENGITPEAAVPAAAGQAPPVTGAAPLPAAPGVTAPAGNVTTPVAAAAAPTPAA, encoded by the coding sequence ATGATGCGCAACCTGTCGCGCCTGTTCTTGCCGTTGCTGATCGCCTTGGCACCATTGCCGGCTTTCGCCCAGACCGATGCGCCGATCGCAGCGCCGGTCGAAACCGTAACCACTGCGCCGGTGCCGACGGCGACGCCGCAGTTCACCGCACCCACGGCCGGCATCGGCCAGCCGGGTGGCGGCATCCAGTTGCAGACGCCGGTGACGCCGATCGGCGTGGAGGCGCAATATCTGGCCAATGGCGTCCTCAACCCGTTGATGGCGGCGACATCGGTGTTCGTGCTCATTCTTCTGGCCTGGACGGTGTTCCGCTATCGCGCCGCCGCCAATCCGGTGGCATCGAAGACCAGCCACAACACGGTTGTCGAAGTCGTGTGGACGCTGGTTCCGGTGCTGATCCTGGTCTGGATCGCGGTGCCGTCGTTCCGTTTGCTTGCCAACCAGTACAGCCCGCCCAAGGCCGACATCACCATCAAGGCGATCGGTCATCAATGGTACTGGGAGTATGAATATCCCGACCAGGGTGGTTTCAGCTTCGATTCGGTGATGCTGACCGATGCGGAATCGGCCAAGCGCGGCAGCCCCAAGCTGCTCGATACCGACAATCGCATCGTCGTTCCCGCCGGCGCGACGGTGAAGGTGCTGACGACTGCGGCCGATGTGATCCACAGCTTTGCCGTCCCCAGCTTCTGGGTGAAGATGGACGCCGTGCCCGGCCGCATCAACGAGACCTGGTTCAAGGTCGATCGCCCGGGTGTCTATTTCGGCCAGTGTTCGGAGCTTTGCGGCACCAAGCACGCCTTCATGCCGATCGCCGTGGAAGTGGTGACGCCTGCCCGCTTTGCGGAATGGGTTGCCGCCAAGCAGGCGGAAAACGGCATCACGCCCGAAGCCGCCGTGCCCGCAGCGGCCGGCCAGGCGCCGCCCGTCACCGGCGCCGCGCCGCTTCCGGCTGCTCCCGGTGTTACCGCTCCCGCCGGCAATGTGACCACGCCGGTCGCCGCCGCTGCCGCCCCAACTCCTGCCGCTTAA